A window of the Lactobacillus amylovorus DSM 20531 genome harbors these coding sequences:
- the cydB gene encoding cytochrome d ubiquinol oxidase subunit II codes for MSFLQILWFILIGVLFSGFFFLDGFDYGVGMAAKTLGHNEKERSQIIATIGPVWDANEVWLITAGGAMFASFPYWYASLFSGYYLILLIILVGLIIRGVSFEFRAKSPEPRKPFWDNAMAIGSFIAPFFLGVMFISMIKGMPLDAHGDMTAHFFDYFNWFSIVGGIALTLLTYLHGLNYIALKTKGVISDRAQNYSKALYWVLYVGEVIFALLLLFQTDFLQVHPILTLLCLALIVGFSVAGHVANFVNKQGWAFFFSGLTLVSLVALIFCGLFPRVMISSISSKYDLMIQSASSSNYTLIVMTIATIILIPCILAYTIWSYWIFRKRIEMPAIGEGY; via the coding sequence ATGTCATTCTTGCAAATCCTATGGTTCATATTAATTGGAGTTTTATTTAGTGGTTTCTTCTTTCTTGATGGCTTTGACTACGGAGTCGGAATGGCCGCTAAGACTTTAGGTCATAATGAAAAAGAAAGAAGTCAAATTATTGCTACGATTGGCCCGGTTTGGGATGCAAACGAGGTTTGGCTAATTACGGCAGGTGGTGCGATGTTTGCATCATTCCCATATTGGTATGCTTCATTGTTCTCAGGCTATTACCTGATCTTGCTTATTATCCTTGTAGGTTTAATTATTCGTGGTGTTTCTTTTGAGTTTCGTGCCAAGAGCCCTGAGCCACGTAAACCATTTTGGGATAACGCAATGGCCATTGGTAGTTTTATTGCACCTTTCTTTTTAGGCGTGATGTTTATTTCGATGATTAAAGGGATGCCACTTGATGCTCACGGCGATATGACTGCGCACTTCTTTGACTACTTTAACTGGTTCTCAATTGTCGGCGGTATTGCTTTAACTTTGTTAACATATTTGCATGGTTTGAACTATATTGCTTTAAAGACTAAGGGCGTAATAAGTGATCGTGCACAAAACTACTCTAAAGCTCTTTACTGGGTACTTTATGTTGGTGAAGTTATCTTTGCACTACTTTTATTGTTCCAAACTGACTTCTTGCAAGTACACCCAATTTTGACCTTGCTTTGCTTGGCTTTGATCGTGGGCTTTTCAGTAGCAGGTCATGTAGCTAACTTTGTTAACAAACAAGGCTGGGCATTCTTCTTTAGTGGCTTGACCTTGGTGTCATTAGTTGCTTTGATTTTCTGTGGATTATTCCCAAGAGTCATGATTTCATCAATCAGTAGTAAATATGATTTGATGATTCAAAGCGCATCATCATCTAATTACACATTAATTGTGATGACGATTGCTACAATAATTTTAATTCCATGTATTTTGGCTTACACAATTTGGTCATACTGGATTTTCCGCAAGAGAATTGAAATGCCTGCAATAGGAGAAGGATATTAA
- a CDS encoding cytochrome ubiquinol oxidase subunit I, with the protein MNIVSLARFQFAMTTIFHFFFVPFSIGTVFVVAIMESMYVHTGKPEYKKMTKFWGNVFLLSFAVGVVTGIIQEFQFGMNWSDYSRFMGDIFGAPLAFEALLSFFIESTFIGLWMFTWDKVKKGLHLFFIWMIIFGTITSAVWILTANSFMQHPTGFAIRNGRAEMVNFGALLTNKQLMFEFGHVITGAILTGATIITGLAAFQLLKKRTLSDINKAIYHKTIRIGLTLMLIFSIGSIGMGDVQMQYLVHEQPMKFAATEALYKTTGEKAPWTMIGFANTKTHEVKGKIEIPDMLSILSYHSTTGSVKGMEEVNKEMEKKYGTHIDGHKMNYYVPVNTLFWSFRFMAGFGALMALVSIVGLILTRKKKQTLYEHRWCLWVLALMTFTPFIANTCGWLITELGRAPWTVYGLFTIAQSVSPNVSVASLLTSNIVYFCLFTGLAIILISLIVRFLHNDPEELAMQGQTSDKETDPFAKGAF; encoded by the coding sequence ATGAATATTGTTAGTTTAGCGAGATTCCAATTTGCTATGACAACGATCTTTCACTTTTTCTTCGTACCATTTTCAATTGGTACGGTGTTCGTTGTAGCAATTATGGAATCTATGTATGTTCATACTGGCAAGCCTGAATATAAGAAAATGACAAAGTTCTGGGGAAATGTATTTCTTTTGAGCTTTGCAGTGGGAGTTGTAACAGGTATTATTCAGGAATTCCAATTTGGGATGAACTGGTCCGACTATTCAAGATTTATGGGTGATATCTTCGGTGCACCACTTGCATTTGAAGCATTACTTTCATTCTTCATCGAATCAACCTTTATTGGACTATGGATGTTTACCTGGGACAAAGTTAAGAAAGGCTTACATTTGTTCTTTATTTGGATGATTATCTTTGGGACGATCACATCTGCAGTTTGGATTTTAACTGCTAACTCATTTATGCAACATCCAACCGGATTTGCCATTAGAAATGGTCGTGCCGAAATGGTTAACTTCGGTGCTCTTTTGACCAATAAACAATTAATGTTTGAATTCGGTCATGTAATCACTGGCGCAATTTTGACAGGTGCCACAATTATTACTGGATTAGCAGCTTTCCAACTTTTGAAGAAACGGACATTGTCTGATATTAATAAAGCAATTTATCATAAGACAATTCGCATTGGTTTAACATTGATGCTTATTTTCTCCATTGGTTCAATTGGCATGGGGGATGTCCAAATGCAATACTTGGTTCATGAACAACCAATGAAGTTTGCAGCAACAGAAGCTTTATATAAGACAACTGGTGAAAAAGCTCCATGGACGATGATTGGTTTTGCTAATACTAAGACTCATGAAGTTAAAGGTAAAATCGAAATTCCAGATATGTTGAGTATTCTTTCATACCACAGTACTACTGGTTCTGTTAAAGGGATGGAAGAAGTCAATAAAGAAATGGAAAAGAAGTATGGTACTCATATTGATGGCCATAAGATGAACTATTATGTTCCAGTTAACACTTTATTCTGGAGCTTCCGCTTTATGGCAGGATTTGGTGCATTGATGGCTCTTGTTTCAATTGTGGGCTTAATTTTGACTCGTAAGAAGAAGCAAACTCTTTATGAGCATCGTTGGTGCCTATGGGTATTAGCTTTAATGACCTTTACACCATTTATTGCTAATACTTGTGGTTGGTTAATTACTGAACTTGGTCGTGCTCCTTGGACAGTTTATGGACTATTTACCATTGCTCAAAGTGTTTCACCAAATGTTTCAGTTGCTTCACTACTTACATCGAATATTGTTTACTTCTGTTTGTTTACCGGCTTAGCTATTATTTTAATTAGCTTAATTGTTCGCTTCTTACACAATGATCCTGAAGAATTGGCTATGCAGGGTCAAACTAGTGATAAGGAAACAGATCCATTTGCAAAGGGGGCCTTTTAA